In the genome of Triticum urartu cultivar G1812 chromosome 5, Tu2.1, whole genome shotgun sequence, one region contains:
- the LOC125555890 gene encoding S-type anion channel SLAH2-like: protein METDESARQWAAGARVPASRSTVERSFRERHGDGDPMMASPGQDSPFDASALRVAAHPVSVSLPASPSRFDVARTEAEFPPRHPAAIVPDASRMLSLPPRPTPMVSVVFEHLEEVMFRSQPIHAAASELPDAQDSQSQVLHDDSMSRGSGARMGRSKARRDTSYDPFKTWSGKLEKQLTTHLRVVRQPLQQEAEPEEDEDEDAATSGRPYSMPRVHRFFAALEGPELDKLRSSEELVLPSDKNWPFLLRFPVSAFGMCLGMSSQAILWKNIAISASTRFLHITLRTNLVLWCVSVALMCFVSALYACKVIFYFEAVRREYYHPIRVNFFFAPWIACLFLAIGVPELVAESLPHWLWYVLMAPIVSLEIKIYGQWISGGQRRLSRVANPSNHLSIVGNFVGALLGAIMGLREGPIFFFAVGLAHYIVLFVTLYQRLPTSETLPRDLHPVFFLFVAAPSVACLAWARITGEFGYGSRIAYFIAMFLYTSLAVRINMFRGFRFSLAWWAYTFPMTSAAIASIRYSSEVKNAFTQAMCIVLSVVATLTVTALLLTTLLHAAVHHDLFPNDISIAISERRPKQSTIAELNEVHGNKDADTTFRDLEAAYRP, encoded by the exons ATGGAGACGGACGAATCTGCGCGGCAGTGGGCCGCCGGTGCTCGCGTCCCGGCCAGCCGATCCACCGTGGAGCGGAGCTTCAGG GAGCGTCATGGCGATGGCGACCCGATGATGGCGTCTCCGGGCCAGGACTCGCCGTTCGACGCGTCCGCGCTGCGCGTCGCGGCGCACCCGGTCTCCGTCAGCCTGCCGGCCTCTCCGTCCAGGTTCGACGTCGCCCGGACGGAGGCGGAGTTCCCGCCCAGGCACCCCGCGGCCATCGTGCCGGACGCGTCGCGCATGCTGTCGCTCCCGCCGCGGCCGACGCCGATGGTGTCCGTCGTGTTCGAGCATCTCGAGGAGGTGATGTTCCGCTCGCAGCCGATCCACGCGGCGGCCTCCGAGTTGCCCGACGCCCAGGACTCCCAGTCCCAGGTGCTGCACGACGACTCGATGAGCCGCGGGAGCGGGGCGCGCATGGGGAGGAGCAAGGCGCGCAGGGACACGAGCTACGATCCGTTCAAGACGTGGTCCGGGAAGCTGGAGAAGCAGCTCACCACCCACCTCCGCGTCGTCAGGCAGCCGCTGCAGCAGGAGGCGGAGCCCGAGGAAGACGAAGACGAAGACGCGGCGACGAGCGGCCGCCCCTACTCCATGCCCAGAGTCCACCGCTTCTTCGCCGCGCTGGAAGGCCCCGAACTCGACAAGCTCCGG TCGTCGGAGGAGCTGGTGTTGCCGTCGGACAAGAATTGGCCGTTCCTCCTCCGGTTCCCGGTGTCCGCCTTCGGCATGTGCCTGGGCATGAGCAGCCAGGCCATCCTGTGGAAGAACATCGCCATCTCGGCGTCCACGCGGTTCCTGCACATCACGCTCCGGACAAACCTCGTGCTCTGGTGCGTTTCGGTGGCGCTCATGTGCTTCGTGTCGGCGCTGTACGCGTGCAAGGTCATCTTCTACTTCGAGGCGGTGCGGCGGGAGTACTACCACCCGATCCGCGTCAACTTCTTCTTCGCGCCGTGGATCGCCTGCCTCTTCCTGGCCATCGGCGTGCCGGAGCTGGTGGCGGAGAGCCTGCCGCACTGGCTCTGGTACGTGCTCATGGCGCCCATCGTGTCCCTGGAGATCAAGATATACGGGCAGTGGATCTCCGGCGGGCAGAGGCGGCTGTCGAGGGTGGCGAACCCGTCGAACCACCTGTCCATCGTCGGCAACTTCGTGGGCGCGCTGCTGGGGGCCATCATGGGGTTGAGGGAGGGCCCCATCTTCTTCTTTGCCGTCGGGCTCGCGCACTACATCGTGCTGTTCGTGACGCTGTACCAGAGGCTGCCCACCAGCGAGACGCTGCCGCGGGACCTCCACCCGGTCTTCTTCCTCTTCGTGGCCGCGCCCAGCGTCGCCTGCCTCGCCTGGGCGCGGATCACCGGCGAGTTCGGCTACGGCTCCCGCATCGCCTACTTCATCGCCATGTTCCTCTACACCTCGCTG GCTGTGCGGATCAACATGTTCAGGGGGTTCAGGTTCTCGCTGGCGTGGTGGGCGTACACGTTCCCGATGACGAGCGCGGCGATCGCGTCGATACGCTACTCGTCGGAGGTGAAGAACGCGTTCACGCAGGCCATGTGCATCGTGCTGTCCGTGGTGGCCACGCTCACGGTGACCGCGCTCTTGCTGACCACGCTGCTGCACGCGGCCGTGCACCACGACCTCTTCCCCAACGacatctccatcgccatctcgGAGCGCAGGCCCAAGCAGAGCACCATCGCCGAGCTGAACGAGGTGCACGGCAACAAGGACGCCGACACCACATTCAGAGACCTCGAAGCCGCCTATAGACCCTGA